A stretch of Paenibacillus peoriae DNA encodes these proteins:
- a CDS encoding SpoIID/LytB domain-containing protein: MSGKAFNRESIFGAWMGRAKRAAAIMVLATVCIPWSSGVHAAAAQEDIRVVIFADLGSKYKATVPAVTLKSSGGLSVGQNSGGSFQTWMGLPDSTARFSVDSYRVKVLEGNEAAAIKAAQALQKTNDKPTVFIGSKNGSSVYQVYAGIYASEQSAQAAVQRISSATGAQAEVKGNKHWSTGSYGSEQEANLVRTTIAAAGFDAFTVIQSRGQYAVWVGEESNDSKLLALKTELESKQPRLTLSKVNATQAGLIIRQEAGVTTGSQVMSHYMLSGSDNSKVIVNGGNNGVQVMERSQRTYRGEMEVGMTSGQLALVNEVPLEQYLYSVVGAEVYSSWPDEALKAQAVAARSYALAQGNRFQIGNVVDGTLSQAYNGKSSEHANVNEAVDATAGEVIKSGGKVVEAVFSSNAGGVTADASEVWNSGGEAFASVDSSGDTSAQKGAQEWYHVLLSSGKTGYIREDNAKELEGVTEAGLDKITVTAENTNVRPIPQIQSTVTPIAKAQPGEEIIVLEKVPQSGDYAWVRGPFTSAQLAKSLQGKVTGTVPSSINHLDVTKRGPSGRVLEVEANGSPLKVKYPDMFRSAMGGLPSTLFDIASTGSYTVLGADGATSHVSGTQGTQILSASGSSTSSGNGVIVMNEDRHARVIDKTQSFIFTGKGNGHGLGLSQWGANGLAEQGYDYKKILQHYYKNVDIVKD, translated from the coding sequence ATGAGTGGAAAAGCATTTAACCGAGAAAGTATTTTCGGTGCATGGATGGGCCGGGCCAAACGAGCAGCAGCGATTATGGTATTAGCTACAGTGTGCATACCTTGGTCTTCAGGCGTTCACGCTGCCGCTGCCCAAGAGGATATTCGTGTAGTGATTTTTGCGGATCTAGGTAGCAAATATAAAGCGACAGTCCCCGCTGTAACCTTGAAATCATCAGGAGGTCTGAGTGTTGGACAGAACAGTGGAGGCAGCTTTCAAACTTGGATGGGACTGCCAGACAGTACAGCTCGTTTTAGTGTAGACAGCTATCGGGTGAAGGTACTTGAAGGAAATGAAGCAGCGGCGATAAAAGCGGCGCAAGCCCTGCAAAAGACTAATGATAAACCTACGGTTTTTATCGGTTCAAAAAATGGTAGCTCTGTGTATCAAGTGTACGCGGGAATATATGCTAGTGAACAGTCTGCGCAGGCTGCTGTACAGCGGATTTCCTCGGCAACCGGAGCGCAGGCCGAGGTGAAGGGAAACAAGCATTGGTCCACTGGAAGCTACGGAAGCGAGCAGGAAGCTAATCTCGTTCGAACGACAATTGCTGCGGCGGGCTTTGATGCTTTTACTGTGATTCAATCAAGAGGTCAGTATGCTGTGTGGGTTGGAGAAGAAAGTAATGACAGCAAGCTGTTGGCTTTGAAAACTGAGTTGGAGAGCAAGCAACCGAGACTCACGTTGTCTAAAGTTAATGCTACTCAAGCCGGCCTCATTATAAGACAGGAAGCAGGAGTCACGACCGGCTCGCAGGTGATGTCTCATTACATGCTAAGTGGTTCTGATAATAGCAAGGTAATTGTCAACGGCGGTAATAATGGAGTACAAGTGATGGAAAGATCACAGCGTACATATCGTGGCGAGATGGAGGTTGGCATGACGTCAGGCCAGCTGGCGCTTGTGAACGAAGTCCCTTTGGAGCAGTATTTGTATTCCGTGGTAGGAGCAGAGGTCTATTCCTCATGGCCAGATGAAGCGCTCAAGGCTCAAGCGGTAGCGGCTCGTAGCTATGCGCTTGCCCAAGGCAATCGGTTTCAGATCGGCAATGTGGTAGATGGCACGTTAAGCCAGGCTTACAACGGGAAGAGCTCGGAACATGCCAATGTCAATGAGGCTGTAGATGCAACAGCTGGTGAAGTCATTAAAAGTGGCGGCAAAGTGGTCGAAGCTGTATTTTCATCTAATGCGGGCGGTGTGACAGCAGATGCTTCTGAGGTGTGGAACAGTGGTGGCGAAGCCTTTGCTAGCGTAGACAGCTCGGGGGATACTTCGGCGCAAAAAGGAGCACAGGAATGGTATCATGTACTTCTCTCCAGTGGCAAGACAGGGTATATTCGTGAGGATAATGCTAAGGAACTGGAGGGTGTCACAGAAGCGGGGTTAGACAAAATCACCGTCACTGCGGAAAATACAAATGTGCGTCCTATTCCCCAAATTCAATCGACGGTTACACCAATAGCCAAGGCGCAGCCGGGTGAAGAGATCATTGTATTAGAAAAGGTGCCTCAGTCCGGAGACTATGCATGGGTGAGGGGGCCCTTTACGTCAGCTCAGCTTGCTAAATCCCTGCAAGGAAAAGTAACGGGTACAGTGCCTTCCTCTATTAATCACCTCGATGTCACCAAACGTGGTCCATCAGGGCGAGTGTTGGAGGTTGAAGCGAACGGATCCCCTTTGAAAGTGAAGTATCCGGATATGTTTCGCTCAGCAATGGGCGGACTCCCGAGCACACTGTTTGATATTGCGAGTACCGGAAGTTATACTGTATTAGGCGCTGATGGGGCTACTTCTCATGTAAGTGGTACACAAGGCACTCAAATCCTGTCCGCATCTGGCAGCAGTACTTCAAGTGGTAACGGGGTGATCGTCATGAATGAAGATCGTCATGCACGAGTCATTGACAAAACACAAAGCTTTATTTTTACAGGTAAAGGAAATGGTCATGGTTTGGGCTTATCCCAATGGGGTGCCAATGGTTTGGCCGAGCAGGGGTATGATTACAAGAAAATTTTGCAACACTATTATAAAAATGTGGATATAGTTAAGGACTGA
- the queA gene encoding tRNA preQ1(34) S-adenosylmethionine ribosyltransferase-isomerase QueA — translation MNVNDYDFELPETLIAQTPLLDRSASRLLTLNKNNGEVGHHTFSDIVQYLQPGDTLVLNDTRVIPARLFGIKEDTGAKAEVLLLKQLQGDRWEALVKPGKKLKKGAVIVFGDELKAVIEEEGDMGGRVLSFSYDGIFQEILDRLGQMPLPPYIKEQLDDRERYQTVYARHEGSAAAPTAGLHFTEELLDQIKKKGVTVAFITLHVGLGTFRPMSVDTIEEHVMHEEYYSLSQETADVLNETKARGGRVVAVGTTSCRTLETVGNKFGDGVLEASSGWTQIFIYPGYEFRVVDAMITNFHLPKSTLVMLVSALAGRENIMHAYQEAIDRQYRFFSFGDAMFIY, via the coding sequence ATGAACGTAAACGACTACGATTTTGAACTGCCTGAAACATTAATTGCACAGACGCCTTTGCTTGATCGGAGCGCTTCCAGATTACTGACATTAAACAAAAATAACGGTGAAGTGGGCCATCATACGTTTTCGGATATTGTGCAGTATCTCCAACCAGGGGATACGTTGGTATTAAACGATACGAGAGTGATTCCTGCACGCTTGTTTGGCATCAAGGAAGACACGGGAGCTAAGGCTGAGGTTTTGTTGCTTAAGCAACTGCAAGGGGACCGATGGGAAGCATTGGTGAAACCTGGTAAAAAGCTGAAAAAGGGTGCTGTTATCGTTTTCGGTGATGAGCTGAAAGCAGTAATTGAGGAAGAAGGAGATATGGGCGGCAGGGTACTGTCATTTTCATATGACGGTATTTTCCAGGAGATATTGGACCGCTTGGGCCAAATGCCGCTTCCGCCGTATATCAAGGAACAACTGGATGACCGCGAGCGCTATCAGACCGTTTATGCTCGGCATGAAGGTTCGGCTGCGGCTCCAACGGCAGGGCTGCACTTTACAGAAGAATTGCTGGACCAGATTAAAAAGAAGGGCGTTACCGTTGCCTTTATCACACTTCATGTTGGCTTAGGGACGTTCAGACCGATGTCTGTGGATACGATTGAAGAGCATGTAATGCATGAAGAATACTATTCATTGTCACAGGAAACAGCCGATGTGCTCAATGAAACCAAGGCGCGCGGTGGAAGAGTCGTGGCGGTGGGGACGACCAGTTGCCGGACGCTGGAGACGGTGGGTAATAAATTTGGTGATGGAGTATTAGAGGCCAGTAGTGGCTGGACACAGATTTTTATTTATCCAGGCTATGAATTCCGTGTGGTGGATGCGATGATTACGAATTTTCATTTGCCCAAATCCACCTTGGTTATGCTGGTCAGCGCACTGGCGGGCAGGGAGAATATTATGCATGCTTACCAGGAGGCGATTGACCGACAATATCGGTTTTTCAGCTTCGGGGATGCAATGTTCATTTATTAA